The sequence below is a genomic window from Candidatus Palauibacter australiensis.
CGACGACCGCCACGCGCTCGGCTCGCTCCATCACGCAGACGTCGATCGCGACCGGCTCGGCACGCGCGAAGAAACCCTCCGTATCGCCGCGCTCGAGCGCCGGCCACGCGCCCGCCAGTTCGCGCGCGCGGCGCCGGGCAACCTCCAGCAGGTCGGCGGCCCGCCAAACGAAGATGCCGGAGTTCCACAGGAAGCGTCCCGACTTCAGGTATTCCCGGGCCGTGGCGGGGTCCGGCTTCTCCACGAAGCGCCGCACCTCCCGTGCGCCGGACGCGGTCTCCCGCCCGGTCTCCAGGTACCCGAACCCGGTCTCCGGGCGGTCCGGCCGCACGCCGACGCAGCACAGGTATCCGGCCCGGGCCGCGTGGAGGGCGGGCCGGAGCGTCTCGGCGAGCGCTTCCGGGGGCTCGATGCGGTGGTCCGCGTGCATGGAGATCAGCAGGGCGCCCGGTTGTATCCGCTCGATTTCGGCGGCGGCCCAGACGAGGGCTGGCCCGGTTCCCCGCGCCTTCGGTTCGACGAGCGCAGCGACGCCCGCCGCGTCCAAGTTCGGGCGCATGAGTTTCACGAGGCGTTCGGCCGCGACGACGCGGACGCGT
It includes:
- a CDS encoding sugar phosphate nucleotidyltransferase, which codes for MAASRPARGGTIPAHAKGGSEDGREALSVHLEAYCAVLAGGLGRRFWPASTPARPKQLLPLAGPEPLIDDTLARAVALVGAPRVRVVAAERLVKLMRPNLDAAGVAALVEPKARGTGPALVWAAAEIERIQPGALLISMHADHRIEPPEALAETLRPALHAARAGYLCCVGVRPDRPETGFGYLETGRETASGAREVRRFVEKPDPATAREYLKSGRFLWNSGIFVWRAADLLEVARRRARELAGAWPALERGDTEGFFARAEPVAIDVCVMERAERVAVVEARFAWDDLGVWSALLRSREVDDAGNASVGSSRLIDAADNVVWTESCRATVIGVSGLVIVEANGELLVMPREEAAGLDARLGRIDPDSPSSEARR